The following proteins are encoded in a genomic region of Dasypus novemcinctus isolate mDasNov1 chromosome 3, mDasNov1.1.hap2, whole genome shotgun sequence:
- the OR5AU1 gene encoding LOW QUALITY PROTEIN: olfactory receptor 5AU1 (The sequence of the model RefSeq protein was modified relative to this genomic sequence to represent the inferred CDS: deleted 1 base in 1 codon), which translates to MTDFHLQCRISSMRLIVRRLCIGRTKIRVPRCSNSFLVVPSFYLPITLENMDGANLSRGMEFEFLGLTSDPQLQTLLFVVFLGMYVFTLLGNLVMFFLIHVSAALHTPMYILLKSLSFLDFCYSSTVVPQSLVNFLAKRKVISYLGCMAQMFFYAGFATSECYLIAAMAYDRYAAICNPLLYSFTMSPEVCAALIVGSYSAGFLNSLIHTSCIFSLKFCGAHVVTHFFCDGPPILSLSCVDTSLCEILLFIFAGFNLLSCTLTILVSYLFILITILRMNSAQGRFKAFSTCASHLTAVCLFFGTTLFMYLRPRSSYALTQDRTVAVIYTVVIPMLNPLIYSLRNKDVKEALRKVLGRKTMG; encoded by the exons ATGACAGACTTCCATCTGCAATGCCGAATTTCCTCAATGAGACTGATCGTCAGAAGACTGTGCATA GGTAGAACTAAAATAAGAGTCCCTCGGTGTTCAAACTCATTTCTGGTGGTTCCCTCTTTCTACCTCCCCATAACACTGGAAAACATGGATGGGGCCAACCTGAGCCGAGGGATGGAGTTTGAGTTCTTGGGCCTTACCAGTGACCCTCAGCTCCAGACCCTGCTCTTTGTGGTGTTCCTGGGCATGTATGTCTTCACTCTGCTGGGGAATCTGGTCATGTTCTTCCTGATCCATgtgagtgctgccctgcacacaCCCATGTACATCCTCCTGAAGAGTCTCTCCTTCTTGGATTTCTGCTACTCCTCCACGGTTGTCCCCCAGTCCCTGGTGAACTTCTTAGCCAAGAGGAAGGTGATATCCTACCTTGGCTGCATGGCTCAGATGTTCTTCTATGCGGGCTTTGCCACGAGTGAGTGCTATCTCATTGCTgctatggcctatgaccgctatgctGCTATTTGCAACCCACTGCTCTACTCATTTACCATGTCTCCTGAGGTCTGTGCCGCTCTGATTGTGGGCTCCTACAGTGCAGGATTTCTCAATTCTCTTATCCACACAAGTTGCATCTTCAGTCTGAAATTCTGTGGTGCTCACGTGGTCACTCACTTCTTCTGTGATGGACCGCCCATCCTATCCCTGTCTTGTGTGGACACCTCCCTGTGTGAAATTCTGCTCTTCATTTTTGCTGGTTTCAACCTTTTGAGCTGTACGCTCACCATCCTGGTCTCCTACCTTTTCATCCTCATCACCATCCTGAGGATGAACTCAGCCCAGGGCAGGTTCAAGGCTTTTTCCACCTGTGCCTCCCACCTCACTGCTGTCTGCCTCTTCTTTGGCACAACACTTTTTATGTACCTGCGCCCCAGGTCCAGCTATGCCCTGACTCAAGACCGCACGGTTGCTGTGATCTACACAGTGGTGATCCCAATGCTGAACCCCCTGATCTACTCTTTGAGAAATAAGGATGTGAAGGAAGCTTTAAGAAAAGTTTTGGGTAGGAAAACAATGGGATAA